AAATGTATAAAAGAAGACTTTGAAGGCTCAGGCAGCTCAACGCCTTTTGATATTTTTGTACCTACGAGCAGATCCCCAACGGACAAGCCAATATCTGTCTCAGCTGGCAGTCTTTTGGGAATAATGGTTTGCATTGTTGTTTGCATTCTTTTACTGGTCTGCATCGCTCACTGCATAATGAGACGGCTTAGTAAAATGCACAATTATGACGTGGACAAATGCCACAATGAAATCTACGATTTTCAACAGGTGATCGTTGAAAAACACAGCACGCAACAGATATTCCCAAGTCGATATATAAAAAGAGACACTTAAAAGTCGGCCGTCAGGCGAACTGAAATGTAAATAGAAgataatagtaaatatatttgatTTTGTATATAAACATACATATATTAGGCTTAGACAATGTCAGAACAAACTGAAAGAtaataaatgctatattttaatattacGTGTAGCAAATTTGATTCGCAGTATCCTACcttgttttgtcccatgtctccTTTTTCCaaatatgctgaaaaaaaaaacaaaaaaacaatagaaaccatctgagtttgtaatggttttactggttataattaCTGTAATGGAGGCGTGTAAAAGAGGCtggttaaaaccactaaatcctaatggaatatgtctcaAAACACACTACAGTAAAACatgtgtgaccatggaccacaaaacctgtcttaagtagcactatttatttgtagcaatagccaaaaatactttgtgtgggtcaaaattataaatttttcttttatgccaaaaatcattgggatattaagatcatgttccatgaagatgttttgtaaatatcctaccataaatgtaccaaaacattttgattagtaatatgcattgctatgaacttcatttggacacctttaaaggtgattttctcaatatttggattttttgcaccctcagattctggattggccaaatattgttctatcctaacaaaccatacatcaacggaaagcttatttatgagtctggaccacaaaaccaggcataagggtacttttttttttaaattgagatttgtacataatctgaaagctgaataaataagattaataaataagctttccactgatgtatggtttgttagtaatAGGatatggccaagatacaactatttgaatatagtggagtctgagggtgaaaaaaagaaaaaaggaatctaattattgagaaaatcgcctttaaagttgtccaaattccaGGTGTATTTTcacattaagttcttagcaatgcatattactaatcaaattaagttttcataaatTTActataggaaatgtacaaaatatcttcattgaacataaaagaaaaatcgataattatgacccatacaatgtatttttagccatagctacaaatatacctgtgttacttaagactggttttgtggtccagggtcacatttatttgatgatgtacaaatctcaatttcaaaaaattgaccattatgactggttttgtggtccagggtcacattttaatggttttaatggtttgTAATGTTGGCATTTGTAGTGTAAACCATAATAATTTCTGTCTTTAAATCTTTAAACGTTTTATCTAGTCTATGCTACTTCCCTCCTACAGAAGGTTCAGAGCTGGTCTTTTGAGTAATGCTGGTAAATGACCCCCTCTAGTGGTCAGTAAGGAACTAGTTCAAGTGCATTTAGGTTACTTCATACTCGTACACAcaacttgaaataaaatgttgtacCTTCCAGAGAGGCGAGAGTTAATGTCCAGTCATTGCAAGCTGGTATTCAGTTGACTAATCTATGGTGATTCCTGTATTGCACAATTGTTTAAAATTCCTAtgcttgtaaataaataaacgaaGATTCTGAAACTAGTCTAAAAACGAAGTTCTGAATAACAAATTTCAATAAAAGCACTGTTGCTGTTGAAATATTGCTACAGATGAAAACTTACGACTGAAATTATTGTAGTTTTCCAAAATTACAGTGCTCACGTTTGAAAAGCTCCTTACCGGAAAATGAATCATTGAGTCAGAAAGTTATTTCCTATTTCAGAAAGGTTGGGAAACACAGATGAAATGAAGAGGGAGAAAGAACAGAGGAAGAACTCATTATCGCCGCAAGCAACTCGAGCTAGAGGacgcatagtttttttttttacttgacacTAATATCGCGTTATTGGAACGTTCTCAGTATTTCAAGCCAAAACGCTGTATGGATTAGTGACGGAACTCGGTAAGACGCTAAATTATTGCTCTGTTATTATGTAGTACAACTTTCAGATTGCTGCATGTATCAAATGTTTTCGCGTTGAAAGCGTCTGTGTTGTAGTTAATGAGTGAACCTTGAACTAGTTAAGCATAAGCAAGCAATGAGtaagatatactaaaatgcatgtgtttttttcCCCACAGTGCTCTCAGAatggaatatatatttatactgatTCTTTTTGGATTGTGCATCAACACTAAAGTTGTAAAATGCACTTCAGTGTGTTCAGTTAATGGCAATGCCGCCTTCTGCATAAATAGAGGTCTTCATCATGTGCCCAAGCTGCCTACATATGTGAATTATGTGGATCTGAGTTTAAACAGTATTGCTGAACTCAACGAAACATCATTTTCTGGTCTTGAAGGACTACACGTACTCATGCTGATGCACCAAACACCAGGACTTGTGATCAGAAACAACACATTTAGAAGACTCTCCAATCTAATCTTACTTAAACTAGACTACAACAACTTCCTGCAATTAGAAACAGGGGCTTTTAATGGATTATCCAAACTTGAGATTCTCACCCTCACTCAGTGCAATTTAGATGGTTCTGTTTTGTTTGGGGACGTCCTCAAACCTCTGGTGTCTCTCGAGATGCTCGTCTTACGAGAAAACAGCATTCAAAGAATCCAGCCGGCACCATTCTTTTTAAACATGAGGAGATTCCACGTTTTGGATCTCTCTTACAACAAAGTGAACAGCATCTGTGAAGATGACTTCCTCAGCTTTCAGGGTAAACACTTCACGCTTCTGCAACTAGCCTCCGTGACACTGCAAGACATGAACGAGTACTGGTTAGGATGGGACAAGTGTGGAAACCCGTTTAGGAACATGTCCATAACTGTGTTGGACCTTTCTGGAAATGGCTTTAAAGTTCCCACGGCGAAGCGTTTTTTTGATGCAATCAACGGTACCAAAATCCAAGGTCTCATTCTCAGTAAGAGCTACAACATGGGAAGTTCTTTTGGTTATAACAATTTCCAAGATCCAGACAAACTCACATTTAAGGGTCTTAAGGTTAGTGGTGTTAAGATTTTCGATTTGTCAAACTCACAAATTTTTGCTTTGTCAGATTCAGTATTTAGTCATTTTTCAGATTTAGAACAAATGACATTGGCACAAAATGAGATCAACATTATTGAAAACGAAGCATTTTTGGGTATGACTAATTTACAAAAGTTAAACCTGTCCCAAAACCTCCTGGGTAGCATTGATTCTAAAACATTTCATAATCTGGAGAAACTTGAAGTGCTTGATTTGTCTTATAACCACATCAGGGTGCTTGGAGATCAATCATTTCAGGGACTCCCAAGTTTACTCAACTTAAATCTAACAGGAAATGCTCTGGAATCAGTTAATGGCTTTGCAACCCTACCAAACCTTAAGAAACTCTATCTGGGTGACAACAGAATTTCATCTGTGTCTAGATTACCCAACATTGTGAAAAATCTCACGACCCTTGACCTGGAATTCAACATGTTAAAGAACTTGTCAGATTTGTACACTATACTACAGGAATTTCCTCAAATAGAAAAAATCTTTCTTCAAGGTAACATGTTTTCGAGTTGTTATAATCAGAGACAGGTAGTGGTTTCGGACAAACTACAAATCCTTCATCTTGGGCTTTCAACGATGCAACTGATCTGGTCAGAAGGAACATGTTTAAATGTGTTTAACAATCTTCACCAGTTAGAACAGCTT
The window above is part of the Garra rufa chromosome 13, GarRuf1.0, whole genome shotgun sequence genome. Proteins encoded here:
- the tlr5b gene encoding toll-like receptor 5b is translated as MEYIFILILFGLCINTKVVKCTSVCSVNGNAAFCINRGLHHVPKLPTYVNYVDLSLNSIAELNETSFSGLEGLHVLMLMHQTPGLVIRNNTFRRLSNLILLKLDYNNFLQLETGAFNGLSKLEILTLTQCNLDGSVLFGDVLKPLVSLEMLVLRENSIQRIQPAPFFLNMRRFHVLDLSYNKVNSICEDDFLSFQGKHFTLLQLASVTLQDMNEYWLGWDKCGNPFRNMSITVLDLSGNGFKVPTAKRFFDAINGTKIQGLILSKSYNMGSSFGYNNFQDPDKLTFKGLKVSGVKIFDLSNSQIFALSDSVFSHFSDLEQMTLAQNEINIIENEAFLGMTNLQKLNLSQNLLGSIDSKTFHNLEKLEVLDLSYNHIRVLGDQSFQGLPSLLNLNLTGNALESVNGFATLPNLKKLYLGDNRISSVSRLPNIVKNLTTLDLEFNMLKNLSDLYTILQEFPQIEKIFLQGNMFSSCYNQRQVVVSDKLQILHLGLSTMQLIWSEGTCLNVFNNLHQLEQLSLVSNGLQSLPKDIFKDLSSLFFLDLSFNSIKYLPNGIFPKSLQILNLEYNSIYSVDPNLFSTLSYLSLMKNQFRCDCNLRDFQTWLNQTNVIISHPIEDVTCASPEDQYMVPVVKSIIQCEEKEDESTVEKLRLVLFIFCSALIISLTASAIIYVRRRGYIFKLYKKLIGKIVDGKQQEPNPDQFLYDVYLCFTSSDIKWVERALLQRLDSQFSEKNALRCCFEERDFIPGEDHLTNMRSAIQNSHKTLCVVSERFLKDGWCLETFSLAQNRMQVELKDILLVLVVGNIPQYRLLKYKQVRSYIENRRYLTWPDDSQDLDWFYDQLLQKIKKDIKVNQTNQGTEETKADATNVQANTAV